ATAATATCCCGCTCGACGTGCCCATTAAAGATTTAACGAAAGAACAATTTCAAAAAGTTTTGAATGGCGGCAGCGGATTTGATGGTATTAAAGAATTTTTTGGTTGGTTGGATACAAAAACATACAAAATGCACGTTCGCGTGCTTCTTAGTAAATATCGCGGCTACGTAACGTGTTCCGATTGCAGCGGTTCTCGCTTAAGACCGGATGCCAATTTTGTAAAAATAGATGGTCGTACGATTCATGATGTTCATAACATGACCATCTTGGAAGCCCATAGTTTTTTTTCGAATTTGAAATTGTCAGAGATGGATGTTGAGATCGGGCGCCGCGCTTTGGAAGAAATCAATAAACGGCTGACTTATCTCAAAAATGTTGGATTGGGTTATCTAACGTGCAGCCGTATGGCCGGCACTCTTTCCGGCGGTGAGGCGCAACGAATCAGCTTGGCAACTTCGCTAGGATCGTCTTTGGTGGGATCGTTGTATATTCTGGACGAACCCAGCATCGGTCTACATTCACGCGACAATGATAAATTGATTCGCATTTTGCAAAACCTGCGCAACATCGGCAATACAGTGGTTGTTGTGGAGCATGATCGCGATATGATGCGTCAATGCGATCAAATTATCGATATGGGACCGCGAGCGGGTGTGCACGGCGGAGAAATTGTCAGCCAAGGAAATATTAAACAAATCATAAAAGATCAGCAATCACTTACAGGATTATATCTTTCAGGAAAAAAAGGCATCATAGTACCTTCCAAACGCCGTAAAGGAAATGGTCAATCAATTCAAATCATCGGCGCTGCTGAAAATAATTTAAAACAAGTAGATGCCAAAATTCCGCTGGGAATGTTTGTGTGTATTACAGGTGTTAGCGGTTCTGGTAAATCAACACTGGTGCATGACGTTTTATATGCCGGTGCCATGCGTAAACTGGGAATGTGGTCAGGTAAAGTCGGTCGCCATCAGGATATCAAAGGCATTAAAAATATCCGTGCCGTTGAAATGGTCGATCAGCATCCGATTGGACGAACTCCAAGAAGTAATCCTGCATCCTACATTAAAGTTTTTGATGCGATCCGTGACGTGTTTGCCAATGTACCAATGTCCAAATTACGAGGATACAAATCCGGAACTTTTTCATTCAATGTACCCGGCGGACGTTGTGAAGAATGTGAAGGAGCCGGCGAAATTCTGGTTGAAATGCAATTTCTGGCTGACGTCGCTTTAGTCTGTGAAGAATGTAAAGGTCAGCGCTATAAAAAAGAAGTTCTGGAGGTACATTATCATGAGAAAAATATTTTTGATGTGCTGAACATGACGGTTACAGAAACCATTGAATTCTTTAAGGCGTTTCCAAAAATTGTAGCTAAACTGCAAGTACTAGACGATGTTGGGCTCGGGTATTTAAAATTAGGGCAGTCGGCTAACACACTTTCTGGCGGTGAAGCTCAGCGTGTGAAACTTGCTGCGCATATGGCTGATCGCAAGGAAGAACATACGTTGTATATTTTAGACGAACCAACGACCGGATTACATTTTGAAGACATAAACAAATTATTGATCAGTTTTAATAAGCTTCTTGACAGTGGTAATTCGATTCTTGTTATCGAACATAATCTCGATGTGATCAAATGTGCTGATTATATTATCGATTTAGGGCCGGAAGGCGGCGATAAAGGCGGAGAGGTGATTGCAATGGGAACGCCTGAAGAAATTATTCAAAACGAACGTTCCTATACCGGTTATTATTTAAAAGAGTATTTAAAATAATTAATTAAAAATCCGGCTGCCGTAATCGGTTCTCTGTAATTTGATATCGCGCAGAGTAGGAGATTTTATTTGAACGATGAAAAAATAACCTGCGGCCGGTCCGTTCGGCGTCCAATCAAATCGCATTTCCCAGCAATGCAAATCCCTCGAAAATGAAAAAGTCTGGCTGATCAAATCTTTCTTCAAAATATCCAGACGGGCAGAATAACTGGCCTGCCAGTTCTGCGATATTTTAATACTCCCGCTCATATTCATACCAAACGTTTTCGTCACATTACTCGGATTACTCTTGTTAATATCGTAGTTGAGGTCGAATCGGGCACTCCAGGGCACATCAACCGGCAGTGTATTTGTGACCGGTAATCGTTGATTGTAAACCGGCAAATTATTTTCCTGAGGTTCAACCTGTGGTTTAGATTGATCGCCACCACCGAGAGCAAAACCTGATGTCAAAGATGCATTGACTAATCTGGGAATTTTAACAAGATCGTTCACACGACGATTGAGAGTACGGTCAAAGCGATAAAAATCATGCGTTACATTAAGTGTCAAGCTGACGCGTTTTGCGAGATCATTGCTTAACGTAAATGACGAACTCAAGAGCGAGAGTTTGAATTCCGGCGCTTCGAAATTATAACTGATACTGCTATTCCAATTCAACAGATCAATTTTCTTTTCAACGGGCTCTTTGTTTTTTGTTGAATCCGATGAGCTCGTAAGATATTTAGCTTGAAAAACATTGCCAAGATTAGCGCCTAATGATAAAGACCTTCCTTGAGGCGTTCCACCGAAAAGTATATTGCCGCTATAGCGATCGTATTTTATTTTTTTTCCGGCCGTATCTCTGGCGGTTTCATAATATCCCCATTGTTTCGAAGAAAAATCGGGTTGATAAGTCAGGCTCACACTCGGAGTCATGACGTGCCGGAAGGTTTCTAATCCGAACAAGTGGGGATTCATTACACCGTACACTTTGGTCGAAAACGATACACTGGCATTGAAGGTGTGACGCGCAAAAAAACCACGGACTGTATCGGATACGGCTTTATTGTCTGCTGTGTACCGGAAATTTTCCGAACGCCTGTCAAGCCATGTTTCCTGGAAATTGACACTGGGCGTAAGATTAAAATATTTTAAAATTTTAAACGGTGCGCTGATACCGGCCGTATGATTCATTCCCACAGCGCTCAACACTACTGCACTGTCATTGGCTTGAGTTTCTCTCCGTAGCGCATTGGAACTATAACTGTAGCGGATTGACTGATACCATTCATCGGGTTTATTTTTGTCTTTTTCATTTTTTGGAAAAATGGCTGCCGACGATTTGGTAATTGAAATATTGGGAAATGTAAGTTCGCGCTGACCGTTATCCAGGTTTTTAGATTGCGAAAGATTTGCTGAAAGACTGCCCCAGTCGAAAGTTGTGTTGTAGCTAACGTTGGTCCGGATTTGGCGATTGAGAATCTGATCTGGGTTGATGCTTGTAAATTGATAAAAATTTTTGCTACTGACGTAATGGATATCAGCATTTAAATTGGATCGTTCTGAAAGCGTGTGGTTATGTGTGATGTCGACGCTCCATAAATTCGTTTTTTCACCCGTAATGTAACTCAAAGACGATCGCGAAAATTGAAAACTGCCGGTGTACTCGTATCGTTTGGCATAGCGCGAGCCTCCATGAACAAGAAAGCCTGCTTTGTCAAGAAAATCCACTTGTAACAGCGCGTCAAAGTAATCGTTGGGAGCCCAGTAATATCCAAAATTTCGTACCTGCTTTCCTTCGCGTGGCGTTTCATTGTATGAGGGTGGTGTGATCCCGGATGCGCGACCTGATCGATTGGGAAATACTCCGAATGGAATGGCGAAAATCGGCACTTCATGGATATGCAAAATAATCGGTTTGGCAACGACTTTGTCTTTCACGATCATTTTCATTTCTTTAGTTTGAAAATAAAAATGCGGATCGTGTGCCTCACATGTGGTAAAACGTCCATTTTGGACGTACAAAGTATTATCACCGATCTTTCGAATATTTTGTCCGTAGTAAAATCCATCCTGTAGCTTGGTTTCGCCCATGATCACCCGGCCGCGGCGTGTATCAAAATTATATTCCATTTTATTACCGCGAAATGCTTCGCCATTTTCACTAAATTCCGGAACTCCTTTATAAGTAATGACAGTTCCGAG
The DNA window shown above is from bacterium and carries:
- the uvrA gene encoding excinuclease ABC subunit UvrA; the protein is MEEFIEIRGARVHNLKNVNVNIPRNKLVVITGVSGSGKSSLAFDTLYAEGQRRYVESLSTYARQFLERMDKPDVDHIKGISPALAIEQRTLAKNPRSTVGTVTEIYDYFRLLFARIGKTFCPDCNILVRKDTVSGIVQTIMAYPEGTKLYVLFQSSVDEKKILEFRERGFNRVIIDDEIQTFDDAAAVKKILKSKKMEILVDRLVVNEENRSRLADSVETAFNGGDGRIVIRLLDGADLNFSNKFECNQCGRIFIEPEPRLFSFNNPYGACSHCQGFGNKIEIDMDLVIPDRAKTLKQGAIKPWTTDGYADFQERLEKNAKKNNIPLDVPIKDLTKEQFQKVLNGGSGFDGIKEFFGWLDTKTYKMHVRVLLSKYRGYVTCSDCSGSRLRPDANFVKIDGRTIHDVHNMTILEAHSFFSNLKLSEMDVEIGRRALEEINKRLTYLKNVGLGYLTCSRMAGTLSGGEAQRISLATSLGSSLVGSLYILDEPSIGLHSRDNDKLIRILQNLRNIGNTVVVVEHDRDMMRQCDQIIDMGPRAGVHGGEIVSQGNIKQIIKDQQSLTGLYLSGKKGIIVPSKRRKGNGQSIQIIGAAENNLKQVDAKIPLGMFVCITGVSGSGKSTLVHDVLYAGAMRKLGMWSGKVGRHQDIKGIKNIRAVEMVDQHPIGRTPRSNPASYIKVFDAIRDVFANVPMSKLRGYKSGTFSFNVPGGRCEECEGAGEILVEMQFLADVALVCEECKGQRYKKEVLEVHYHEKNIFDVLNMTVTETIEFFKAFPKIVAKLQVLDDVGLGYLKLGQSANTLSGGEAQRVKLAAHMADRKEEHTLYILDEPTTGLHFEDINKLLISFNKLLDSGNSILVIEHNLDVIKCADYIIDLGPEGGDKGGEVIAMGTPEEIIQNERSYTGYYLKEYLK